The proteins below come from a single Corylus avellana chromosome ca3, CavTom2PMs-1.0 genomic window:
- the LOC132176271 gene encoding pentatricopeptide repeat-containing protein At1g64100-like: MGVCNEEKWIEHYSNSHKILLVGEGNFSFAVCLAKTFGTAENMIATSFDSKELLTKAYTNANTNLKELKKRRCTVLHHVDAHTMHRHPHLRSKLFDRIVFNFPHAGFIWPECWKPQIELHRKLVRGFLSNANHMLTENGEVHITHKTTHPFSKWEIVELAEEIGLCLVEKVPFARWYYPGYVNKRGSGAEINQTFHLGECSTFKFASNILFHNTLIDGMCNAGKLTIAREMFNSLPTKGLQPNYRTYNIMINGFCKEGLLNEARELFEKMNKNGCSPDHFTYNIIIQSFLQHNETSWVVKYFQMMVDKGFSANVTTNTIWTNLFSAKKAEQAARDWKSKQDKYAEMQWKKDEELEAKERMLAEQVTRDWQSKQDKYAEMQRKSEEREANERMMVEQAAKDWQSKHDKYLEMQRRKDEEREANECMLAEQAARDWQSKHVQDKYAEMRRRKDEEHEAKERMLKEEALKTRTTREEKAAALELEKRKGGFVEYIKPQGSIHLPQDEDELRPCNRRSKQAMNFVIVVSAFCAVIFT; this comes from the exons ATGGGTGTGTGTAATGAAGAAAAATGGATAGAGCATTATAGCAACTCTCATAAAATACTGCTTGTGGGTGAGGGGAATTTCTCTTTTGCTGTATGCTTAGCAAAAACATTTGGCACTGCTGAGAACATGATTGCCACCTCTTTTGATTCCAAAG AGTTATTGACGAAGGCGTATACGAATGCAAATACCAATTTGAAAGAACTGAAGAAGCGGAGATGCACTGTTTTACATCATGTCGATGCCCATACTATGCACCGACACCCTCACCTTCGTTCGAAATTGTTCGACAGGATAGTCTTCAATTTTCCTCATGCTGGTTTCATTTGGCCGGAATGTTGGAAGCCCCAAATAGA acttCACCGGAAGTTGGTTAGGGGTTTCTTGAGTAATGCAAATCACATGTTGACAGAGAATGGAGAAGTTCACATTACCCACAAGACAACTCACCCTTTCAGTAAGTGGGAGATAGTGGAGTTGGCAGAGGAGATTGGGCTGTGTTTGGTTGAGAAAGTGCCATTTGCAAGATGGTACTATCCAGGTTACGTTAATAAGAGAGGATCTGGGGCTGAAATCAACCAGACATTCCATCTAGGAGAATGCAGTACTTTCAAATTCGCCAGTAACATATTATTTCATAACACcttgattgatggtatgtgtaatGCTGGAAAACTTACCATTGCAAGAGAAATGTTTAATAGTCTTCCTACGAAAGGCTTGCAACCTAATTATCGGACTTACAATATAATGATCAATGGGTTTTGCAAAGAGGGACTACTGAACGAGGCGAGGGAGTTATTTGAGAAAATGAACAAGAACGGTTGTTCACCTGACCATTtcacatataacataatcatccAAAGCTTCTTGCAACATAATGAGACATCATGGGTAGTGAAATATTTCCAAATGATGGTTGACAAGGGTTTCTCTGCAAATGTGACCACTAACACCATTTGGACCAACTTGTTCTCCGCTAAAAAG GCTGAACAAGCTGCAAGAGATTGGAAGAGTAAACAAGACAAGTATGCAGAAATGCAGTGGAAGAAAGATGAGGAGCTTGAGGCAAAGGAACGTATGCTG GCTGAACAAGTTACAAGAGATTGGCAAAGTAAACAAGATAAGTATGCAGAAATGCAGAGGAAGAGTGAGGAGCGTGAGGCAAATGAGCGTATGATg GTTGAACAAGCTGCAAAAGATTGGCAGAGTAAACATGACAAGTATTTAGAAATGCAGAGGAGAAAGGATGAGGAGCGTGAGGCAAATGAGTGTATGCTg GCTGAACAAGCTGCAAGAGATTGGCAGAGTAAACATGTACAAGACAAGTATGCAGAAATGCGGAGGAGGAAGGATGAAGAGCATGAGGCAAAGGAGCGTATGCTG AAGGAAGAAGCATTAAAGACTCGGACAACTAGGGAGGAGAAAGCTGCTGCATTAGAGCTTGAGAAGAGGAAGGGAGGTTTTGTGGAGTACATAAAG CCACAAGGCTCAATCCATTTGCCTCAAGATGAAGATGAACTACGGCCATGTAATCGAAGATCAAAGCAGGCAATGAATTTTGTCATTGTTGTGTCAGCTTTTTGTGCTGTTATTTTTACTTAA
- the LOC132175628 gene encoding BTB/POZ domain-containing protein At1g55760 codes for MSDSSAYRVETTSRLAQWRIDNLASCTYRKSDPFKIGKWNWHLSLEKNRLLFVKLYPEISNLTRDNPPIASFIIRVVSSAGDRKALTHPEITDKRLKNNEDFVWAIEVPLTGKFIIDVEFLDLKIASPDGGEPCSIWADGFTLARSNASALASLGRMLTESIHTDIIINASDGSIGAHRAVLAARSPVFHSMFSHNLKEKEMSTIDISDMSIEACQAFLNYIYGNIQHEDFLTHRLALLHSADKYDISDLKDACHESLLEDIDAKNVLERLQNASLYQLPKLKTGCMRYLVKFGKIFDIRDDFNAFLQCADRGLIAEIFHEVLSAWKGF; via the exons ATGAGCGATTCTTCAGCTTATAGAGTTGAAACGACGTCTCGTCTCGCCCAATGGAGGATCGACAACTTGGCTTCCTGCACGTACCGCAAGTCCGATCCTTTCAAGATCGGAAAGTGGAACTG GCATTTATCCTTGGAAAAGAATCGCTTGTTGTTTGTTAAGTTATACCCGGAGATATCGAATCTAACAAGAGACAATCCCCCGATTGCGTCTTTCATAATTCGAGTGGTCAGTTCTGCAGGGGACCGCAAGGCCTTGACTCATCCAG AGATAACAGACAAGCGGCTCAAGAACAACGAAGACTTTGTTTGGGCAATAGAGGTTCCATTAACTGGGAAATTTATCATTGACGTTGAATTCCTTGATTTGAAGATTGCATCTCCGGAC GGTGGAGAACCCTGCTCGATCTGGGCCGACGGATTCACACTTGCACGGTCAAATGCATCAGCTCTTGCATCGCTTGGCCGAATGTTGACAGAAAGCATCCACACGGATATAATAATTAATGCTTCTGATGGAAGCATTGGTGCCCATCGTGCTGTTCTTGCTGCACGATCACCTGTTTTTCACAGCATGTTTTCTCACAACTTGAAGGAGAAAGAAATGTCTACCATAGATATCTCCGACATGTCAATCGAAGCTTGCCAGGCTTTTCTCAATTACATTTATGGGAACATTCAACATGAAGATTTCTTGACCCACCGGCTGGCACTTCTTCATTCAGCTGATAAATATGACATCTCTGACTTAAAAGATGCTTGCCATGAGAGTCTTCTAGAAGATATTGATGCAAAAAATGTACTTGAGAGGCTCCAGAATGCATCTCTATATCAATTGCCAAAATTGAAGACCGGTTGCATGCGCTATCTTGTGAAGTTTGGTAAGATATTCGACATACGAGATGATTTCAACGCCTTCCTGCAATGCGCGGATAGGGGCCTGATAGCGGAAATCTTCCATGAAGTTCTCAGTGCCTGGAAAGGTTTCTGA
- the LOC132175627 gene encoding subtilisin-like protease SBT5.4 translates to MKGMGLSILSPFLLSFVLFSLSHTPSIAAKKSYIVYMGGHSHLLEPSSADLDSVTNSHYDLLGTVLGGAEKARDSIFYSYTRNINGFAANLNEEEAAEIGKNPNVVSVFENLPRQLHTTRSWDFLGLSDGVPGGSGLWKSARFGEDTIIGNLDTGVWPESKSFSDEGLGPIPSKWRGVCDQGYKNGLQCNKKLIGARYFNQGFSAGTNIHLNESFNTARDFDGHGSHTLSTAGGNFVAGANVFGIGNGTAKGGSPKARVAAYKVCWTAENISSCYDADLLAAFEAAITDGVDVLSVSIGGGPSEFANEAISIGSFHAVKKGIVVVCSGGNSGPSPGTITNVAPWIFTVAASTLDREFANTVALGNKLNFTGTSLSGALTPANFYPVISAADARAANTSPEDALLCPAGGLDPVKVKGKILVCLRGINARLDKGRQALLAGAVGMILANDKITGNEIISDAHVIPASHINYTDGLQLFAYINSTENATAYISPVQTVLGTKPAPSMASFSSRGPSLVEPTILKPDITAPGVNILAAYSEGTSPTDEDSDKRRVPFNIDSGTSMSCPHISGIAGLLKTLHPDWSPAAIKSAIMTTAKIRDDKKQGILDLANNAPATPLAYGAGHVQPSHAADPGLIYDLTVNDYLNFLCSFGYNETIIKVFAGEPYTCPTSFNMADFNYPTIAVPNLFQNESTVIVTRTVTNVGAPTSSYQVRVREPDAVSIVVDPPTLNFKAVGEKQTFKVTLKPLGRGAQRYVFGEMVWSDGTHNVRSPIVVE, encoded by the exons atgaaaggaatGGGTCTTTCAattctttctccttttctgCTTTCATTTGTTCTTTTCTCTCTGTCGCATACGCCCTCCATTGCCGCTAAAAAG TCTTATATAGTGTACATGGGAGGACATTCACACCTCTTGGAGCCTTCATCGGCTGATCTCGACAGTGTGACGAATTCTCATTATGATTTGCTTGGAACAGTCTTAGGAGG CGCTGAGAAGGCTAGGGATTCAATCTTCTACTCATATACAAGAAATATTAATGGCTTTGCCGCAAATCTCAACGAGGAAGAAGCAGCAGAGATTGGAA AGAATCCAAATGTTGTATCAGTTTTCGAAAACCTGCCAAGACAACTGCACACAACACGATCATGGGATTTTCTTGGACTTAGTGATGGAGTACCTGGTGGCAGTGGGCTATGGAAAAGTGCAAGGTTTGGTGAAGACACAATCATTGGAAACCTCGATACCG GTGTTTGGCCGGAATCAAAGAGCTTCAGTGATGAAGGATTGGGCCCCATCCCGTCGAAGTGGCGCGGTGTCTGTGATCAAGGCTACAAAAATGGTCTTCAATGCAACAA GAAGCTGATCGGAGCAAGGTACTTTAACCAAGGCTTTTCCGCCGGTACAAATATTCATCTCAACGAATCCTTTAACACAGCTCGTGACTTCGACGGCCATGGCTCCCACACCTTATCTACAGCGGGCGGTAACTTTGTGGCCGGAGCTAATGTTTTCGGCATCGGCAACGGCACTGCAAAGGGAGGATCACCGAAAGCCCGTGTGGCTGCCTACAAGGTCTGCTGGACTGCGGAGAATATAAGTTCTTGCTACGACGCGGATCTCCTGGCTGCCTTTGAAGCTGCCATAACTGACGGTGTTGATGTGCTTTCTGTTTCTATCGGTGGCGGCCCCTCTGAATTTGCCAATGAAGCGATATCAATAGGTTCCTTCCATGCTGTTAAGAAAGGCATTGTTGTTGTTTGCTCCGGCGGAAATTCTGGACCAAGTCCGGGGACCATAACAAACGTGGCGCCCTGGATATTCACTGTTGCAGCCAGTACTCTTGACCGGGAGTTTGCAAATACTGTCGCTCTTGGCAACAAGCTGAATTTCacg GGAACAAGTCTTTCAGGAGCCTTGACACCTGCTAATTTCTACCCAGTGATCAGTGCTGCAGATGCCAGAGCTGCTAATACATCCCCTGAGGATGc TCTGCTTTGTCCGGCTGGAGGCCTTGATCCAGTGAAGGTGAAAGGAAAGATTTTGGTGTGTCTTCGAGGGATAAATGCAAGACTTGATAAGGGACGTCAAGCCCTTCTGGCAGGTGCTGTGGGTATGATTTTGGCTAATGATAAGATCACTGGGAATGAAATTATATCTGATGCTCATGTCATCCCCGCTTCACATATTAATTACACCGATGGCCTACAACTCTTCGCTTACATTAACAGCACCGA GAATGCAACGGCTTACATTTCTCCTGTACAGACAGTATTGGGAACAAAGCCAGCTCCATCTATGGCTTCATTCTCATCAAGAGGGCCTAGTCTCGTTGAGCCAACAATCCTCAAG CCTGATATCACAGCACCAGGGGTGAACATACTTGCTGCATACAGCGAAGGAACAAGTCCAACAGATGAAGACTCTGATAAACGTCGTGTTCCTTTCAATATTGACTCTGGAACTTCCATGTCCTGCCCTCATATTTCTGGCATTGCCGGCCTTCTCAAAACGCTCCATCCCGACTGGAGCCCTGCAGCAATTAAATCTGCAATCATGACGACTG CAAAAATCCGTGACGACAAAAAGCAAGGAATATTGGACTTAGCCAATAATGCCCCAGCCACACCATTGGCCTACGGTGCAGGACACGTGCAACCATCCCATGCGGCGGATCCTGGGCTGATTTATGATCTAACCGTTAATGATTACTTGAACTTCTTATGCTCTTTTGGGTACAACGAGACCATAATCAAAGTATTTGCCGGCGAGCCGTACACATGTCCTACGTCTTTCAATATGGCAGACTTCAACTACCCTACAATCGCAGTTCCTAATCTCTTTCAAAATGAAAGTACGGTGATTGTTACTAGAACAGTAACTAACGTCGGAGCTCCGACCTCCTCGTACCAAGTGCGTGTTAGGGAACCTGACGCAGTTTCGATCGTGGTTGACCCTCCAACATTGAATTTCAAGGCGGTCGGTGAAAAGCAGACCTTTAAGGTTACTTTGAAGCCCCTGGGACGGGGTGCTCAGCGCTATGTTTTTGGAGAAATGGTTTGGTCAGATGGGACGCACAATGTCAGGAGTCCTATCGTAGTggagtaa